A window from Purpureocillium takamizusanense chromosome 3, complete sequence encodes these proteins:
- the FAA4 gene encoding Long-chain-fatty-acid--CoA ligase (EggNog:ENOG503NVN8~COG:I), giving the protein MDYTSGIMPLTQVHKPPFTVEAPGYEKVPGETIPRRHPRAKNGLLNRPADDVATVFDLIRRSARVYPNHNAVGSRKLIKLHRETKKVKKNVDGEIREVDKEWQFFELSPFSFLTYKDYEARVLQLGAGLRKIGLTSENKLHIFAATSVQWISISHGCASQSISIVTAYDTLGESGVAHSLVQSKSSAMFVDPQLLKTAAGPIRQSEVKTVIINDQSNFAEGGEIESFKAANPGLAVYTYEEVRKLGEDNPVDPVPAKPQDLYCVMYTSGSTGPPKGACITHEALVAGITGLLTCVDECVSDKEVVLAYLPLAHIFEMSLENLVLFIGGTLGYGNPRTLSDVSVKDCAGDMRELRPTVMVGVPQVWETVRKGVMAKLGSSSPLIRSLFWGAFSYKGFMSRNKLPLASIFDGIVFSKVRELTGGRLRFTMNGASGIADGTKHFLSLVLAPMLVGYGLTETCANGALGCPLEYSPNAIGPIPAAIDVKLVSIDDLGYSTDAKVPQGEILLKGLPIMREYYDNPEDTAKALTPDGWFRTGDIGEFDADGHLRVIDRVKNLVKMQGGEYIALEKVESVYRGAQTVTNVMVHADAEHSRPIAIIMANEKILAEKASELGVDEHSMHADPKVRAAVLKDLQATGRRAGLTGMEIVAGVVVTDEEWTPPSGLVTATQKLNRKVIREKFKKDIDACLKNVP; this is encoded by the exons gtctACCCCAACCACAACGCCGTCGGCAGCCGCAAGCTCATCAAGCTGCACCGCGAGACCAAAAAGGTCAAGAAGaatgtcgacggcgagatcCGAGAGGTCGACAAGGAGTGGCAGTTCTTTGAGCTGTCGCCCTTTTCCTTCCTCACCTACAAGGACTATGAGGCCCGAGTCCTGCAGCTGGGCGCCGGCCTGCGCAAGATTGGCCTCACCTCGGAGAACAAGCTGCACATTTTCGCTGCCACCAG CGTCCAATGGATTTCCATCTCCCACGGCTGCGCCTCGCAGAGCATCTCCATCGTGACCGCCTACGATACCCTcggcgagagcggcgtcgcccacTCGCTCGTCCAGTCCAAGTCGAGCGCCATGTTCGTTGACCCCCAGCTCCTCAAGACGGCTGCCGGCCCCATCCGCCAGTCCGAGGTCAAGACGGTCATCATCAACGACCAGAGCAACtttgccgagggcggcgagatcGAGTCTTTCAAGGCCGCCAACCCGGGCCTGGCCGTCTACACGTACGAGGAGGTGCGCAAGCTGGGCGAGGACAACCCCGTCGACCCCGTCCCCGCCAAGCCCCAGGACCTCTACTGCGTCATGTACACGTCGGGCTCCACGGGGCCCCCCAAGGGCGCCTGTATCACCCacgaggcgctcgtcgccggta TCACCGGCTTGCTCACCTGCGTCGACGAGTGCGTCAGCGACAAGGAGGTGGTTCTCGCCTacctgccgctggcgcaCATCTTCGAGATGTCCCTCGAGAATCTGGTGCTCTTCATTGGCGGCACCCTCGGCTACGGAAACCCGCGCACCCTATCGGACGTGTCGGTCAAGGACTGCGCCGGCGACATGCGCGAGCTGCGGCCCACGGTCATGGTCGGCGTGCCGCAGGTCTGGGAGACGGTCCGCAAGGGCGTCATGGCCAAGCTGGGCAGCTCGAGCCCCCTGATCCGCTCGCTCTTCTGGGGCGCCTTCAGCTACAAGGGCTTCATGTCGCGCAACAAGCTGCCCCTGGCCAGCATCTttgacggcatcgtcttcaGCAAGGTGCGCGAGCTCAcgggcggccgcctgcgctTCACCATGAACGGCGCTagcggcatcgccgacggTACTAAGCACTTCCTCTCCCTCGTGCTCGCCCCTATGCTCGTGGGCTACGGCCTGACCGAGACGtgcgccaacggcgccctcggctgCCCGCTCGAGTACTCGCCCAACGCCATCGGGCCCATCcctgccgccatcgacgtcaAGCTCGTCTCCATCGACGACCTGGGCTACTCGACCGACGCAAAGGTGCCCCAGGGCGAGATCCTGCTCAAGGGCCTGCCCATCATGCGCGAGTACTACGACAACCCCGAggacacggccaaggccctgACCCCCGACGGCTGGTTCCGCACCGGCGACATTGGCGAGtttgacgccgacggccacctGCGCGTCATCGACCGCGTCAAGAACCTCGTCAAgatgcagggcggcgagtaCATTGCGCTCGAAAAGGTCGAGTCGGTCTACCGCGGCGCCCAGACCGTCACAAACGTCATGGTtcacgccgacgccgagcactCGCGCCCCattgccatcatcatggccaacgaGAAGATCCTCGCCGAAAAGGCcagcgagctcggcgtcgacgagcacaGCATGCACGCCGACCCCAaggtccgcgccgccgtcctcaagGACCTCCAGGCcacaggccgccgcgccggcctgaCGGGCATGGAGattgtcgccggcgtcgtcgtcaccgacgaggagTGGACGCCCCCGAGC ggcctcgtcACCGCTACGCAAAAGCTCAACCGCAAGGTCATTCGGGAAAAGTTCAAGAAGGACATTGACGCCTGCCTCAAGAACGTGCCCTGA